The sequence below is a genomic window from Lolium perenne isolate Kyuss_39 chromosome 7, Kyuss_2.0, whole genome shotgun sequence.
AGAACCCTTATCTTGTGTCACAGCTATTCCTCGAGCTCCAGATCGCCCACATTGTAGCGATAATTTTGGCTCGATCTGAATCCGAAAACCGCAGGTCACAAGGATATCCCATGACCAAGGCTGTGGGTGAAGTTCGTGGCAGAGAAAAATCGAGCCAAGATTGAGCTTCAACCCAAAACTTGTGTGCATGATCGAACAATGCATGCATGATATCTACGTTTGCTCCCAAGCATAGCTTGCACCTGCCTAGCTGTGATATATGCCCATGCTTCAGTATGTATTCTGCAGGTAAAATACCTCTCAATACCCGCCACCAAAACACACGCACCTAATTAATTTGCTAGTCGGTCAAGGTGAGCAAGCTTCGTACATGTATCTTGATGACTCGATCCCAGCCGAAAGCGTCGGCCACGAAGCAAGGTCAGTCTTCTCGGCCACTTTCCCATTGTGCGGAGGAGAGAACGCAACACACACCGACTGTTGGAGCCTTGGAGGGTGCCGAAGAAGAATAAATCGTCAGTGGAGACGACAGAGGACATCAGGGCAGCTAAACCCACAAACCGAAAATAGTTTACTGTCAAATTCCCATTGGTAATTTTTCTGGGCAAGCTATTGATAGTTGGTGTGGATGTCGGCGCCTAGTACAGCCGGAACACCTAAAGCGTGTTATTGAGCTGGGAGGGGCATTTGGCATTGCCACCGACTATAATCATCACGGTTCGCCTGAACTTTTTGTTGCCTATTTTACTGTTTGTTTAACTCGATTTTACCTATTTTTACAGCTAATTTTTTAGAACAGATTATAAAATATGAAGTGAGCCGACACCGTTTGTTTCAAAGTTACGGAACAGAGCTCGCAACACAGACGTCTCACCATAGATCGAAAGGGTAAAGTCAAGGAAAAAACAAGTGCTTCTTCTAAGGGTAAATATAACATCATCACAATATTAGTTCAGAATTTAGGCACAACCCTGATAGATAATGCTGCCGTGAACCAGAAACAGCAAGCAATGAAAGCATGGGACTGCGGCTGAAGAACTCTAGTCCATCCTGCCCTTGAGCACCCGCTCTGTAACTTCGGTCGGCGTCCTGCAAACCAAAAGGATAAACAAGAACTAGATCAATAGTCAGTTAAGGGGAGCCTGGAGATGACTCAGCTGTGGATGCAATACAGCTTCGAGCTTTCTATGACATAAATTTTTGTCTATTGTTTCCCACTGATTTGTTTATAGACAAGGAAAGTAACACGTCAACACTAAATAGTTCATAGAGCTGACAGCGGAAGCAAGTAGTCAACTTACACAACCAGAACGTAGCCTCCCCACCCGCTGAGGCAATCACGATCAACTGATGACAACAGAGCTTGTGATATGGTCTCGAAGAGTTCATCGGGTTCCTTTGTCATGGAAAATAACATGGGTGTcaggtaacttgtacaatacgaaataACTGTAAAAGACTGACAACCTAAAGTGCAAGGCAGTCATCGCCGATGAAACTGTATAAAATGAGGCAGACCCAAGACAGAAATGTTAGTCAAGCATGTGACGCTGGCTAAAATTAATCCCACAAAGACGTACCATGTTTGGTTTGTACATGGATTCACAAGCACCATATAAAGACTCTGATGCTGTCCCTGAGACAACGAAGTCCTTCGCCAGTTCCCTGCATATGAACAAATATCTCCAATTAGCTCACTAAAAGATGACTAGATGATACAGAAATGCATGATGGAACTGACAGGTCATAGAAAAATATCCAGACAGAACCATAATAGTTAAGTGGAGGCTAGCTCGTTAAATGATACAGTCCTCGATGATGGATCGGCGAGTACTCCACGATCAGCGGCTAGCTAACGTTATGGGCCATTAGTGGTGGTTCATTGCCTATAGTGTTGTAATCCAGGTTACTGATTCAGTACATATGAAATGAGAAGGGAAAATGACTGTCAATTTCAAAAAAGAAACGAAAAGGCTAGCAAATCTGGGCAGCCTAGACACATCTGTATGAGGACGGAAAAATTGTGAGTTGTGTATTGAATGGTGAATCAAATGCAGCAACGGAATATCCAGAAATATATTTTTCGATCATGCAATGCTCTCTGAAAATAAAGTTTCACAAATATTTTAGAGCATTTGTTATTAACGGAGCAGTGCATAGACACAAACTATATCCTTGACGCGCTTGACAGCAAATCAACTCCAGACATGAGTGAGATGTAGGGCAATTTTTTAATGATGATTAGCCATTTTTCAAAATGTCATCTTGGTCTAACTGGATATATGTAATCTAACACAAATGTTAAGGGAACTGGACCTGGTATATACCCCAGACGAACAATATGAACTATATAAAAGCATAATACTCAGGAGAGCAGCAATGAGCAGATAATCAACTCCCACCATGAGTGAAACAGGGGGCAATTTGTTAATGATGATTTTACTCATTTTTAAAATTTATAGGTCACTTGGTTCAAGATGACAGAAATATATGTAATCTAGAAAAATGTAAAGGGACATCCCCCTATCTTTGATTGTGGAATCTGACTTCGAAAATAAGAACCAAAACAGGAATAGTAATCCATAGagtaaacaacaacaacaacaacaacaacaatgagAATCAGGTAACCCACTAGAATACCATGTATATGAAATACATCGAAAAGAAAACTCTGTGGTAAAATCAAAAGAACACACGAAACTGATACTTACTTTGCACCAATGCAGTCCATGGTGCAAATAAATGGCACATCGTCCTTTCCAAGTCCAGCTATAATTGGCTGGCAGAAGTATGGTCCAAATCTGGAGTGTTTCATTAACACAAAAGGTTAGATAGACCTTTCTCCTTATCAAAACATATAGAATGAAGAAACATGTTTAGCATAGATAATTACTGAGCTCATTACTTAGTGCAAAAGCTAATAACATAATGCCAGAGGTCATAAATGTTGCATAGCTAGAAAGCTTACAGACGCATGCTAATGAATCAGAAATTACGGTTCATGTCTTGCCCAGTCAATGATAAAGCTTTTCATTCTTGGAGAAACTAAGCTCGGGTTCTACTCCAAATATTTCCTGATTTGTGTCGTAAATTATCTACGGATTTTACTGATCATTAGCTTAATCCCTACTCCTAACAGTAAATACAAACAACCATTTGCACAAATTAGGAGCGTACAACTAATGTGACGCTCAGATAAGCTCATAAAGTACATCCTAATTACTCCTTTAGTGGAAGAAGAGGGCCAAAAGGGGGAATCTAAAATGTTCAGCACCGTATATCCATATGTAGCTTTTAAGTACTACACCGCAACCAGATCACCACGCCACAAAATAGTGGATTCTTTTGAGCAGATTAGCAATCTACAAACACTGTCTAAAGATCAATGCATGCTTCATTCTGCACTAAATTTAACAAATCGATAATCAAGGTAATGGTACCAGCTTTGCTGTTGCAACCTTACTTCTTAGTACACCTCAATATTATGGTTATACAGGCAGTAAATTTACACTAGCCATAAGCTCTATGGTATGGTGCTAATTCCGTATTGCAAAAGTCTACACTGAAACATAAAACTAGCTGGCCCTGCCTCCAATCACTCTGATGTTCATATAAGAAGCTCGTAAGCCACCTTGAAAAGATGAAGCTCTTATGCAAAACCATAGGAACACATTGTTGCGCCCTATATATGACACTACTAGACGGTTAAGAAGCCCTGATTTGCATCTTTCCGCACAACACTAGACCCCAACCAACTGGATTCAAATTTGCATCCAACCAGGTCTACTACTTTGTCACGCGCGGCGATTCAGGTTGGACAAGTAAAAAAGAGCTGACCTCTTCTCGTAGAGCATCGCGGAGACGAGGCTGGCGAAGGTCTCGGGCTTCATGTCCCGCTCCTCCCGCAGCTGGTAGAGCTTGTGCTTGAACACCAGCCGCTGGTACCTGCACGGAGAAGCAAACCCTAAGACGACCGGCGAGAGGAGAGAAACCAGAGGCGAGAGGAGCGGGGGGCGGGGGATCGATCTGTGCTCACAGCGTCTGGGCGTCGGAGGCGAGGCCGGAGAGGCCGATGTAGAGCTTGGGGTGGATCTCGAAGACGCGCTGGAAGTCGGTGGCGACGGTCTGCAGCTGCACGCCGAGGCGGCGGTCGCTGGCGATCGCGAAGCAGTTCTTGCCCACCATGGCCACCACGGCGGACCCGTTGTACTCGAAGATCTGCGGGGAAGGGAGGACGTCAGGGTGAGGCGAGTCGAGATCTGTGGGTAGGGGAGGAGGGGAGACCGGGGCGGGGGACTCACCGACATGGCTGGCCGCCGGAGCTCGGAGGTCGCGGAGACGGAAGAGGCGGCGAGTTGGATTGGGGAGGAGGGTTCTCCGGGTGAAGGCGAAGTGGGCTTATGCGCGGCCCGGTTGGGCTTCTTGCGGAGCAAGAAGATGGCTGTTCGACTCGGGTCGGGTGCGGCTTCCGACTGCTGGACCCGGTGTTTCGGCCACGTCAGGGAAGTTTACGCTTGTGTGTAAAatacaatgataatgcatataacaagcatattatcttgctgatggcaccTATCTTGACTGGGCCACACTGGTGAAGACGGTCCGTAATCCAAATACGGAGAAGACGAAGAGGTTTGCCAAGATGAAGgtggcttgcaggaaagatgtcgAGCGGAATTTGTTGTGCTTCAAGCTCGGTGGGCCATTGTCCGTCGCCCGGtaagaacatggtcgctgaagaccatgcataaGGTGATGACATGTTGCgtgatcatgcataacatgattgttgagaacgagcgtcctgatggccgcaatgagcaCCACTGGGATTTTCAAAGTGAGCTGGTTGCGCCAATCCCTGGGGTGGTATCCTGTGCGGACtatctgcatatgaatgtacaagtcACTGACGACGTTGTGTTCACACGCCTACAAAcagatctgattgagcatcagtgggaATTGCCTGACTATGAAGACAATGCCTAGAAGAATaccatcttattttcatgtagacttttaAAATTTTCGATGTAATAACTAAGATTTCGTTGAAACTGTTTATTTTGTTGTTTTCAAACATCTCAATTCATGCCAACTCGCAAATGCGTCGGGCCGATAGACGCACCCCCAGGCGCAAGCGAACGTGCAGACAAAAACAGTCATCCAAACTTAATAAAACATCAAATATCATAGTTTGTACATCCAAACAGGAATTGGAATTGGATATACCTTTTGATTTCAACAACAAATTCCAAGGGCGTTGGTGTCTATGCactcttctattcttgtagacagtgttggacctccaagtgcagaggtttgtagaacaacagcaagtttcccttaagtggatcacccaaggtttatcgaactcagggaggtaaaggtcaaagatatccctctcaagcaaccctgcaattacgatacaagaagtctcttgtgttcccaacacacccaatacactaagggtgtgtttggttgagcTGTGGCTTATCTGAAAGCAGCTGTGGGCTGTGTGTTGTGGCAAAGCAGTTGTGGCTGTGTTCTGTGAGAAAGCTGTAAAAGCGATTTGGCAAGTAGCTGTCTGAACTGTGGCTGTGACTGTAAATGTCCGATATACCCCTAAAGACTCGAGAAACTATTTATTAGTATTTAGCGATAATAATTTTATAAGAGATTGATTTAGATATACATAATGGGGTTGCAGCTAATTAATATAATAGATCAAGATGATGACTTTGGATGTACAAAAATAGCTATCGCTTTGGAGTTTGGACCAACAAATCAACATGCCACTATTTTCGAAAGCGAAGGGACCAACAACGTTTCAGGGCATAGCTCGTTTGGCAGTCTGCCGTCGTGGGGGAGGTCGCTCGACTGGCCGGTCGgtcgttgatggcgtgtaactcatacgttcgttgggaaccccaagaggaaggtatgatgcgcacagcagcaagttttccctcagaaagaaaccaaggtttatcgaaccaggaggagccaagaagcacgttgaaggttgatggcggcgggatgtagtgcggcgcaacaccagggattccggcgccaacgtggaacctgcacaacacaaccaaagtactttgccccaacgaaacagtgaggttgtcaatctcaccggcttgctgtaacaaaagattaaccgtattgtgtggaagatgattgtttgcagaaaacagtaaaacagtattgcagtagattgtatttcagtaaagagaattggaccggggtccacagttcactagaggtgtctctcccataagacaaacagcatgttgggtgaacaaattacagttgggcaattgacaaataaagagggcatgaccatgcacatacatatcgtgatgagtatagtgagatttaattgggcattacgacaaagtacatagaccgccatccaactgcatctatgcctaaaaagtccaccttcaggttatcatccgaaccccctccagtattaagttgcaaagcaacagacaattgcattaagtattgtgcgtaatgtaatcaacaactacatccttagacatagcatcaatgttttatccctagtggcaacagcacaacacaaccttagaactttctgtcctttgtcccggtgtcaatgcaggcatgaacccactatcgagcataaatacttcctcttggagttacaagcatctacttggccagagcatctactagtaacggagagcatgcaagatcataaacaacacatagatataactttgataatcaacataacaagtattctctattcatcggatcccaacaaacgcaacatatagaattacagatagatgatcttgatcatgttaggcagctcacaagatccgacaatgaagcacaatggggagaagacaaccatctagctactgctatggacccatagttcaggggtagactactcacacatcacaccggaggcgaccatggcggcgtagagtcctccgggagatgattcccctctccggcaggtgcggaggcgatctctggatcccccgagatgggatcggcgttggcggcgtctctggaaggttttccgtatcgtggctctcggtgcgggggtttcgtcacggaggctttaagtaggcggaagggtaggtcaagaggcggcgcgaggggcccagaccatagggccgcgcggccagggcaggggccgcgccgccctatgctctggctgcctcgtggcccctcttcgtttcgtcttcggacttctggaagcttcgtggaaaaataggcccctgggcgttgatttcgtccaattccgagaatatttccttactaggatttctgaaaccaaaaacagcagaaacaaagaatcggcacttcggcatcttgttaataggttagttccagaaaatgcacgaatatgacataaagtgtgcataaaacatgtagataacatcaataatgtggcatggaacataagaaattatcgatacgtcggagacgtatcagcatccccaagcttagttctactcgtcccgagcaggtaaaacgataacacagataatttctggagtgacatgccatcataaccttgatcatactatttgtaaagcatatgtagtgaatgcagcgatcaaaacaatgtatatgacatgagtaaacaggtgaatcataaagcaaagacttttcatgaatagcacttcaagacaagcatcaattaagtcttgcataagagttaactcataaagcaataattcaaagtaaaagcattgaagcaacacaaaagaagattaagtttcagcggttgctttcaacttgtaacatgtatatctcatggatattgtcaacatagagtaatataataagtacaataagcaaatatgtaggaatcaatgcacagttcacacaagtgtttgcttcttgaggtggagagaaataggtgaactgactcaacattgaaagtaaaagaattgtcctccatagaggaaaagcatcgattgctatatttgtgctagagctttgattttgaaaacatgaaacaattttgtcaacggtagtaataaagcatatgcatcatgtaaattatatcttataagttgcaagcctcatgcatagtgtactaatagtgcccgcaccttgtcctaattagcttggactaccggatcatcacaatgcacatgttttgacctgaccaagtgtcacaaaggggtacctctatgccgcctgtacaaaggtctaaggagaaagctcgcattggatttctcgctattgattattcttcaacttagacatccataccgggacaacatagacaacagataatggactcctcttttatgcataagcatgtaacaacaattaataattttctcatttgagattgaggatatatgtccaaaactgaaacttccaccatggatcatggctttagttagcggcccaatgttcttctctaacaatatgcatgcttaaccataaggtggtagatcgctcttacttcagacaagacggacatgcatagcaactcacatgaaattcaacaatgagtagttgatggcgtccccagtgaacatggttatcgcacaacaagcaacttattaagagataaagtgcataattacatattcaataccacaatagtttttaagctatttgtcccatgagctatatattgcaaaggtgaatgatggaattttaaacgtagcactcaagcaatttactttggaatggcggaaaataccatgtagtaggtaggtatggtggacacaaatggcatagtggttggctcaagtatttggatgcatgagaagtattccctctcgatacaaggtttaggctagcaaggcttatttgaaacaaacacaaggatgaactggtgcagcaaaactcacataaaagacatattgaaaacattataaggctctacaccgtcttccttgttgttcaaactcaatactagaaattatctagaccttagagaaaccaaatatgcaaaccaaattttagcatgctctatgtatttcttcattaatgggtgcaaagcatatgatgcaagagtttaaacatgagcacaacaattgccaagtatcacattacccaagacattaatagcaattactacatgtatcatttttcaattccaaccatataacaatttaacgaagaagaaacttcgccatgaatactatgagtagaaaccaaggacatacttgtccatatgctacagcggagcgtgtctctctcccataaagtgaatgctaggatccattttattcaaacaaaacaaaaaacaaaacaaaccgacgctccaagaaaaagcacataagatgtgatggaataaaaatatagtttcaggggaggaacctgataatgttgtcgatgaagaaggggatgccttgggcatccccaagcttagacgcttgagtcttcttaatatatgcaggggtgaaccaccggggcatccccaagcttagagctttcactctccttgatcatgttgcatcatactcctctcttgatccttgaaaacttcctccacaccaaactcgaaacaactcattagagggttagtgcacaataaaaattaacatattcagaggtgacacaatcattcttaacacttctggacattgcataatgctactggacattagtggatcaaagaaattcatccaacatagcaaaagaggcaatgcgaaataaaaggcagaatctgtcaaaacagaacagttcgtattgacaaattttaaaatggcaccagacttgctcaaatgaaaatgctcaaattgaatgaaagttgcgtacatatctgaggatcatgcatgtaaattggcttaattttctgagctacctacagggaggtggacccagattcgtgacagcaaagaaatctggaactgcgcagtaatccaaatctagtatttacttttctatcaacggctttacttggcacaacaaaacacaaaactaagataaggagaggttgctacagtagtaaacaacttccaagacacaaaataaaaacaaagtactgtaggtaaaaacatgggttgtctcccataagcgcttttctttaacgcctttcagctaggcgcagaaagtgtgtatcaagtattatcaagagacgaagtgtcaacatcataatttgttctcataatagaatcaaaaggtaccttcattctctttctagggaagtgttccatacctttcttgagaggaaattgatattttatattaccttccttcatatcaataatagcaccaacagttcgaagaaaaggtcttcccaatataatgggacaagatgcattgcattcaatatccaagacaacaaaatcaacggggacaaggttattattaacggtaatgcgaacattatcaactttacccaaaggtttctttgtagaatgatcagcaagattaacatccaaataacaatttttcagcggtggcaagtcaagcatatcataaattttcttaggcataacagaaatacttgcaccaagatcacataaagcattacaatcaaaatctttaaccttcatcttaatgatgggctcccaaccatcctctagctttttaggaatag
It includes:
- the LOC127316460 gene encoding proteasome subunit beta type-3; translated protein: MSIFEYNGSAVVAMVGKNCFAIASDRRLGVQLQTVATDFQRVFEIHPKLYIGLSGLASDAQTLYQRLVFKHKLYQLREERDMKPETFASLVSAMLYEKRFGPYFCQPIIAGLGKDDVPFICTMDCIGAKELAKDFVVSGTASESLYGACESMYKPNMEPDELFETISQALLSSVDRDCLSGWGGYVLVVTPTEVTERVLKGRMD